A stretch of Exiguobacterium sp. BMC-KP DNA encodes these proteins:
- the nikA gene encoding nickel ABC transporter substrate-binding protein, whose translation MSTYKTASLIGSVFLGLTLAGCASSDTPQEQNHLTFVYNFATQSLDPHRDSSYVPLRAGVTETLVRLDDERLTVEPWLAKSWSYEGKRTWRIVLQKDVTFHNGKRLDAAAVKSSLERSIDENPGVKNALNIETIKTDGPDVLIQTKSTYPEFISELVNPNTAIIDTEASGVTKEPMGTGPFQVERFAPGTKVELKRFTSYWQEQAKLDSVDFVFNEDAGARTNALRAGQADIVYRPEIESVKQLKSEGLTVQATDTFRVHQLTMNVANGPMQSLEVRRAMDALINRKQLVDHVLQGYAMPARGPFLSSFPFAPNYPQQDQKTPEEWLKQAGYTKQNGRMQKDGRPLKLTLLTYAARPDLPLIAQVIQDDAKKIGVTITIKQIDVPEEYMASNRDWDIATYSNLTAPRGDAGYYLNATYHPNGGLNFSGVSDPVLTKQIETLNRTIKVDERSRIAEQIARYVDQNRYNSFLLHPSTLVAYDGKRVKGWKTEKSEYYMITNTLQVNE comes from the coding sequence ATGTCTACATATAAAACAGCGAGCCTCATCGGTAGTGTCTTCCTCGGATTGACACTTGCCGGTTGTGCCTCCTCTGATACGCCACAAGAGCAAAACCATTTGACGTTCGTCTATAACTTCGCGACACAATCACTCGATCCGCATCGGGACAGCAGTTATGTTCCGCTTCGCGCGGGGGTGACGGAGACGCTCGTCCGTCTCGATGACGAACGATTGACGGTCGAACCGTGGCTTGCGAAGAGTTGGTCCTACGAAGGAAAGCGAACGTGGCGGATCGTCTTACAGAAAGACGTGACGTTCCATAACGGGAAACGACTTGATGCTGCGGCCGTCAAATCGTCTCTCGAACGCTCGATCGACGAAAATCCAGGTGTCAAAAATGCTTTGAACATCGAGACGATCAAAACGGATGGACCAGATGTGCTCATCCAAACGAAGTCGACTTATCCGGAGTTCATCTCGGAACTTGTCAATCCGAACACAGCAATCATCGACACGGAAGCGAGCGGGGTAACGAAGGAACCGATGGGAACTGGACCGTTCCAAGTCGAGCGGTTCGCTCCGGGAACAAAAGTCGAGTTAAAACGTTTTACATCCTACTGGCAAGAACAAGCGAAACTTGATTCCGTTGATTTTGTTTTTAACGAAGATGCTGGCGCACGGACGAACGCTTTGCGTGCCGGACAGGCGGACATCGTCTATCGTCCGGAAATCGAGAGTGTCAAGCAATTGAAGTCTGAAGGGTTGACAGTCCAAGCGACGGATACGTTCCGTGTCCATCAGTTGACGATGAATGTCGCGAACGGTCCGATGCAATCGCTTGAAGTCCGACGGGCAATGGATGCTTTGATCAATCGAAAGCAACTCGTCGATCACGTCCTCCAAGGATATGCGATGCCAGCGCGTGGTCCGTTCCTCTCGTCATTCCCATTTGCTCCGAATTATCCGCAACAAGACCAGAAGACGCCTGAAGAATGGCTCAAACAAGCCGGGTATACAAAACAAAATGGACGGATGCAAAAGGACGGTCGTCCTTTAAAACTGACCTTATTGACGTATGCGGCTCGACCAGACCTGCCGTTGATCGCCCAAGTCATTCAAGATGACGCGAAAAAGATTGGCGTAACGATCACAATTAAACAGATCGATGTCCCAGAAGAATACATGGCGAGTAACCGGGACTGGGATATCGCGACGTACAGTAATCTGACAGCTCCACGTGGCGATGCCGGGTATTACTTGAATGCGACCTATCATCCAAACGGAGGACTGAACTTCAGTGGCGTTTCGGATCCAGTTTTGACGAAACAGATCGAGACGTTGAACCGGACGATTAAGGTCGATGAGCGTTCACGCATTGCTGAGCAGATCGCACGATATGTCGATCAAAATCGCTACAATAGCTTCTTGCTCCATCCTTCAACGCTTGTCGCTTACGACGGCAAACGTGTCAAAGGGTGGAAAACGGAGAAGAGTGAGTACTATATGATCACCAATACACTTCAGGTAAACGAGTAA
- a CDS encoding ABC transporter permease, translating to MISLGFSLLTVLLTAIIGTFLGCIAGFYGGRLNRLIHRLADGLVIFPDTVLALVIAGLVGASPQSLIFAILLIKWISYARLSETLVTETIQKPYISMARINGLTDKMILRRHILPSIIRQVVVLMSLDVGKVILFLSAFSYIGLGIQAPFPEWGAMLNEGRPYFSSAPRLMLLPGACIVFTVVVTMGWTRWMKKKGGPSYDSDSKLTRSGETRPSA from the coding sequence TTGATATCCTTAGGTTTCAGCTTACTTACTGTTTTACTCACTGCAATCATCGGTACGTTCCTTGGTTGTATTGCTGGATTTTATGGTGGACGTCTCAATCGGTTGATTCACCGATTAGCAGATGGTCTCGTCATTTTTCCGGATACCGTTCTAGCACTCGTCATCGCTGGATTAGTTGGGGCAAGTCCACAAAGCCTAATCTTTGCAATTTTACTCATCAAATGGATCTCTTACGCGCGATTAAGTGAGACACTCGTGACCGAAACAATTCAAAAACCATACATCAGCATGGCACGAATCAATGGTCTAACGGACAAGATGATTTTACGACGCCACATCCTTCCATCGATCATCCGTCAAGTTGTCGTCCTGATGAGTTTGGATGTCGGAAAAGTCATTTTATTCTTGTCAGCGTTCTCTTATATCGGTCTTGGTATCCAGGCGCCATTTCCAGAATGGGGAGCAATGCTGAACGAAGGACGTCCTTATTTCAGCTCGGCTCCTCGACTCATGCTTTTACCAGGTGCCTGTATCGTCTTCACTGTCGTTGTGACGATGGGGTGGACCCGGTGGATGAAGAAAAAAGGAGGACCATCATATGATTCAGATTCGAAACTTACGCGTTCAGGCGAAACACGTCCTTCTGCATGA
- a CDS encoding Asp23/Gls24 family envelope stress response protein: MANEVNTTTENEVVRENKLTFEDQVIKKIAGIASNEVTGILSMSGGFMSGLTDRLRSTEDITKGIGAEVGERQVALDLKVIVEYGKNIPSIFQETVAKIKKSISDMTGLEVVEVNMHVEDVMTRAEFEAKNKSNNEQEEKSRELQ; this comes from the coding sequence ATGGCAAACGAAGTAAACACAACAACTGAAAACGAAGTGGTACGCGAGAATAAATTGACGTTCGAAGATCAAGTCATCAAAAAAATCGCAGGGATCGCGTCGAATGAAGTGACAGGCATCTTGTCAATGAGTGGTGGATTCATGAGTGGACTGACGGATCGTCTCCGGAGCACGGAAGACATTACAAAAGGAATCGGTGCCGAAGTCGGGGAACGTCAAGTGGCACTTGATTTGAAAGTCATCGTCGAATACGGCAAAAATATTCCGTCGATTTTCCAAGAGACAGTCGCTAAAATCAAAAAATCGATCAGTGACATGACAGGTCTTGAAGTCGTCGAAGTGAACATGCATGTCGAGGACGTCATGACACGTGCGGAGTTCGAAGCGAAAAATAAATCGAACAACGAGCAAGAAGAAAAAAGCCGCGAACTACAATAA
- a CDS encoding ABC transporter permease encodes MHPIVKRLLSLSLFTLIMTFSCFSLLRLLPGDPVLTLLNIDELSATPEQIEAARRELGYDQPLLVQYVRWLQDILTLQLGDSLQTGRPVIEMLRESYLVTIELAIGGIAIALLIALPLGIGSALTTSDYVVRLANIVSVTGAAIPGFWIGLLLVDLFAVRLGWLPVMGRGGMTSLVLPALSLGFPLASVYIPLIRLNLRRELNQPYIELARMRGISERTILWRYALRGSMPPVLSVFGLTLGSLAGGVVVLEVLFAYPGVGKLMVDAILQRDYPLIQGYILLTTGFILVLHQGIRSLNQALRPDWKRSVD; translated from the coding sequence ATGCATCCAATCGTCAAGCGCTTGTTATCGCTGAGTCTATTTACGCTCATCATGACGTTTAGTTGCTTTAGTTTATTGCGTTTATTACCGGGAGATCCAGTATTGACGTTATTAAATATCGATGAATTATCAGCAACACCCGAACAAATCGAGGCCGCACGCCGTGAATTAGGATACGATCAGCCGTTGCTCGTTCAATACGTTCGTTGGCTGCAAGACATCCTCACCTTACAGCTTGGAGACTCATTGCAAACGGGTCGACCGGTAATCGAGATGTTGCGTGAGAGTTATCTCGTGACGATAGAATTGGCAATCGGAGGAATTGCGATTGCGTTATTGATTGCGTTACCACTTGGAATCGGCAGTGCATTGACAACGAGTGACTACGTCGTGCGACTTGCAAACATCGTCAGTGTCACTGGTGCAGCGATACCTGGTTTTTGGATTGGTCTGTTACTCGTAGATCTGTTTGCCGTCCGCCTTGGCTGGCTTCCCGTGATGGGACGAGGGGGAATGACGTCACTCGTTCTCCCGGCACTTTCACTTGGTTTTCCGCTTGCGAGCGTCTATATCCCATTGATTCGACTGAATTTACGGCGTGAACTGAACCAACCGTACATCGAATTAGCTCGGATGCGTGGGATATCCGAGCGGACGATCCTTTGGCGTTATGCGTTACGAGGGAGTATGCCACCGGTCCTATCCGTATTTGGTCTGACGCTCGGTAGTCTTGCCGGAGGCGTCGTCGTCCTTGAAGTCCTGTTCGCGTATCCGGGTGTCGGGAAGTTGATGGTCGATGCGATTTTACAACGTGATTATCCGCTAATCCAAGGATACATCTTGCTGACGACAGGCTTCATTCTCGTCTTGCATCAGGGAATCCGGTCGCTGAACCAGGCATTACGACCAGATTGGAAAAGGAGCGTAGATTGA
- a CDS encoding MATE family efflux transporter: protein MVSTQPNHKTFWLLAYPLILSSIATPLLGVTDTVVIGQSGDPQAIGGIAVGAVFFNTIYWLFGFLKVSTTGFSAQASGANDAHALRTSLYRPLFLAACIGLLILLFRQPLEQMGLYLLAPPVDLLDTVKSYISYRMIGAPFVLMGYALLGWLIGTGQVKHALFVQLFSIGVNIVLDIGFVYGLDAGVAGIAMATVIAEISIVVCSLYLIRSHLSMTRDELRDLTAWKAYRQFFRVNRDLFIRTIFLLLVTGWFTRAGGQYGPDILAANAILLQIQYLISYWFGGLGHASTVLVGRARGDQDQNGYRTSVRLARTFGFYSVVFWSLVLLFLETPLLQLFTSEEAILDAARDYYLWIIILPLIAGWAMIYEGIFAGRVEATPVRNSMIQAGIGFAIVLLSTSSFDNQGVWAAFLTFFLIRSLSLILVEVRQ from the coding sequence ATGGTGAGTACTCAACCGAACCACAAAACGTTTTGGTTACTTGCCTATCCTTTGATTCTCTCAAGTATTGCGACACCGCTGCTTGGTGTGACCGACACTGTCGTCATCGGACAATCCGGTGATCCGCAAGCGATTGGCGGCATCGCGGTCGGAGCTGTCTTCTTTAACACGATCTACTGGTTGTTCGGCTTCTTGAAAGTCAGTACGACAGGATTCAGTGCTCAGGCAAGCGGAGCAAATGACGCGCATGCCTTACGGACATCACTCTACCGACCGCTGTTCTTAGCAGCCTGTATCGGTCTACTCATTCTATTGTTCCGCCAGCCGCTCGAACAGATGGGACTCTATTTACTTGCGCCACCTGTTGATTTGCTCGATACGGTCAAATCGTACATCTCGTACCGGATGATTGGCGCACCATTCGTCTTGATGGGCTATGCGTTACTCGGCTGGTTAATCGGGACGGGACAAGTCAAACATGCTTTGTTCGTCCAATTATTCAGTATCGGGGTCAACATCGTGCTCGATATTGGATTCGTCTACGGACTGGATGCTGGTGTTGCCGGAATCGCGATGGCGACCGTCATCGCGGAAATCAGCATTGTCGTCTGCAGTCTCTATCTGATTCGGAGTCATTTGTCGATGACGCGCGACGAACTGCGTGACTTGACCGCCTGGAAAGCTTATCGACAATTCTTTCGCGTTAATCGCGATTTATTCATTCGAACGATTTTCCTGCTACTTGTTACCGGCTGGTTTACACGAGCGGGAGGACAATACGGACCGGATATCCTTGCAGCCAATGCGATTCTCCTGCAGATTCAGTATTTGATTTCTTATTGGTTCGGTGGACTCGGTCATGCATCCACCGTTCTCGTCGGTCGTGCACGAGGAGATCAGGATCAGAACGGATACCGGACGAGTGTCCGCTTGGCACGGACGTTCGGATTCTACTCGGTCGTCTTCTGGTCACTAGTACTCCTATTCCTTGAGACACCGCTGCTTCAGTTGTTTACATCAGAAGAGGCGATATTAGACGCGGCACGCGATTATTACCTCTGGATCATTATCCTACCGCTGATTGCTGGGTGGGCGATGATTTACGAAGGGATTTTTGCTGGGCGGGTTGAAGCAACACCGGTCCGGAACTCGATGATTCAAGCAGGGATCGGTTTTGCGATTGTGCTGCTGTCGACATCAAGTTTTGACAATCAAGGAGTCTGGGCAGCGTTTCTGACGTTCTTTTTAATTCGCTCTTTATCGTTGATCCTCGTCGAAGTGAGACAATGA
- a CDS encoding SDR family oxidoreductase — MIQDKVVIITGASSGIGEATAKELAKQGAKLVLAARREDRLQELVKAVEAEGGQAVYQLTDVTDREQVDALAKLAKDKFGSVDVIVNNAGLMPLSHLHKNQQDEWNTMVDVNIKGVLHGIGAVLPYMRDQKSGHVINISSVAGHEVMPSSAVYSGTKFAVRAITEGLRKEESVDNHIRATIISPGAVDTELKDHISDEEIKQGIGDLKAIDASAIARAIAYAINEPEDVAINEILIRPTAQR; from the coding sequence ATGATTCAAGATAAAGTCGTCATCATTACAGGGGCATCAAGCGGTATTGGGGAAGCAACAGCGAAAGAACTTGCGAAACAAGGTGCAAAACTTGTTCTTGCTGCACGCCGGGAAGATCGTTTGCAAGAACTCGTCAAAGCGGTTGAAGCGGAAGGTGGTCAAGCCGTTTATCAATTGACGGACGTCACCGACCGTGAGCAAGTCGATGCACTCGCTAAACTTGCGAAAGACAAGTTTGGCTCAGTTGATGTCATCGTCAACAACGCTGGATTGATGCCACTATCACACCTCCATAAAAATCAGCAGGACGAATGGAACACAATGGTCGACGTCAACATTAAAGGTGTCCTTCACGGAATTGGAGCAGTCCTCCCGTATATGCGCGATCAAAAAAGCGGTCACGTCATCAACATCTCGTCCGTTGCAGGTCATGAAGTCATGCCGTCGAGTGCCGTCTATAGCGGGACGAAATTCGCCGTTCGCGCGATCACGGAAGGTCTTCGTAAGGAAGAATCGGTCGATAATCATATCCGTGCAACGATCATCTCACCGGGAGCGGTCGATACGGAATTGAAAGACCATATCTCGGATGAAGAGATTAAACAAGGGATCGGTGACTTGAAAGCCATCGATGCAAGCGCAATTGCGCGTGCCATCGCCTATGCTATTAACGAACCAGAGGATGTCGCGATCAACGAAATCTTGATTCGTCCGACAGCGCAACGTTAA
- the amaP gene encoding alkaline shock response membrane anchor protein AmaP, producing MNGFNRFLLVIIGILGLISVGLLVLGVYDVPRLSSLIEQWQDQQWYSYTVLSIGGFLAFVFVILLFTGLFSRSKGQRLLIQTGDGTITISKETIERTALESIRGIGGVRTPRVHADIHSKKETVALKVDCSVFGQEGLPTIAKDIQERAKQAVESLLELPVTSTKVTISDTKTKTSERVV from the coding sequence ATGAATGGGTTCAATCGATTCTTACTCGTCATCATAGGCATACTCGGACTAATCAGTGTCGGGCTGCTTGTGCTCGGTGTGTATGATGTTCCACGCCTTAGTTCGTTAATCGAGCAGTGGCAGGATCAGCAATGGTATAGCTATACCGTTCTATCTATTGGAGGATTTTTAGCATTCGTATTCGTCATTCTATTATTCACAGGACTATTTAGCCGCTCGAAAGGTCAACGTCTGTTGATTCAAACAGGTGACGGAACAATCACAATTTCGAAGGAAACGATCGAACGGACGGCATTAGAGTCGATTCGTGGAATCGGTGGCGTACGAACACCGCGTGTTCATGCCGACATTCATTCGAAAAAAGAGACGGTCGCCCTAAAAGTCGACTGCTCGGTCTTTGGACAAGAGGGTTTACCGACGATTGCGAAGGATATTCAAGAACGAGCTAAACAAGCTGTCGAATCTTTACTTGAGTTGCCGGTAACGAGTACGAAAGTCACGATTAGTGACACGAAAACGAAAACATCGGAACGTGTCGTCTAA
- a CDS encoding ABC transporter ATP-binding protein, whose amino-acid sequence MIQIRNLRVQAKHVLLHDVTLSLPAYQFVCLVGASGSGKTLLLKRLLNRLPDGMSSSGEVTSEVPLRRGLDIGYIPQQYTDAFLPFLTMRQMLRDTYRAHKRKVDQPHIDHVLRTLELDPVWLDRFPSELSGGQLQRFAILIAVALKPRVILADELTTALDPVLTRRLLDWLTEYQHQYGATILFVTHELGPALHYGDQLVLMQEGRIVETGTPQMMKQSRHPFTMTLMQAHRISLEERKSSCHLSYP is encoded by the coding sequence ATGATTCAGATTCGAAACTTACGCGTTCAGGCGAAACACGTCCTTCTGCATGACGTGACTTTATCGCTACCGGCTTATCAATTCGTCTGTCTCGTCGGAGCGAGCGGAAGCGGCAAGACGCTCTTACTGAAACGGTTACTAAATCGATTGCCGGACGGGATGTCGTCTAGTGGGGAAGTCACCTCGGAAGTACCACTTCGACGAGGACTCGATATTGGTTACATTCCTCAACAATATACGGATGCGTTTCTTCCGTTTTTAACGATGCGTCAGATGTTACGGGATACGTATCGTGCGCATAAACGAAAGGTCGATCAACCTCACATCGATCATGTTTTGCGAACGCTCGAGTTAGACCCTGTATGGTTGGACCGGTTTCCATCTGAGTTAAGTGGTGGGCAATTGCAACGGTTCGCAATCCTGATTGCCGTTGCCTTAAAACCGCGTGTGATTTTAGCGGATGAGTTAACGACGGCACTTGATCCCGTCTTGACACGTCGTTTACTCGACTGGTTGACCGAATACCAACACCAGTACGGTGCAACGATCTTGTTCGTCACCCATGAATTAGGACCTGCTTTACATTATGGCGACCAGCTCGTCTTGATGCAGGAAGGGCGGATCGTTGAGACGGGAACACCGCAGATGATGAAACAAAGTCGTCATCCGTTCACGATGACCTTGATGCAAGCGCATCGTATATCACTGGAAGAAAGGAAGAGTTCATGTCATCTGTCTTATCCGTAA
- a CDS encoding DUF2273 domain-containing protein, whose translation MKTREALYPYRFRLIGGLAGLILAILFLTIGFGPTILIVAFAAIGFLIGKWRDGALDIEGWIQFFQRD comes from the coding sequence ATGAAGACAAGAGAAGCACTCTATCCGTATCGGTTCCGACTGATCGGGGGACTTGCCGGTCTGATCCTCGCCATCTTATTCTTGACGATTGGCTTTGGTCCGACAATCCTTATCGTCGCCTTCGCAGCGATTGGATTTTTAATTGGAAAGTGGCGCGATGGTGCGCTCGATATTGAAGGGTGGATTCAGTTCTTTCAACGGGACTGA
- a CDS encoding ABC transporter ATP-binding protein codes for MSSVLSVTNLTYQMKERSILSNISFQVMAKSSVGIIGESGSGKTTLGRLILGLLEPSHGAIFLHGKAFPSGQQNERRAIQAVFQHPLASFNPEWSVRDSILEPFRCHRPILRHFPATSEEDLITTLADAVGLEARLFDRFPHQLSGGQIQRAAIARAISIEPDMIVMDEPTTGLDVVSRARIIELLEHLQQTLGVSFVLISHDIDFIRRLCAETLVLRDGHAVDVIDRLESGGSYTQRFVEAGTW; via the coding sequence ATGTCATCTGTCTTATCCGTAACAAACCTTACTTATCAGATGAAGGAGCGGTCGATCCTCTCGAATATCTCGTTTCAAGTGATGGCAAAGTCGTCTGTTGGCATCATTGGTGAAAGTGGGAGCGGGAAGACGACACTCGGACGATTGATCCTTGGTCTACTCGAGCCCTCTCATGGTGCGATTTTCTTACATGGAAAGGCATTTCCGAGTGGACAACAAAACGAACGACGAGCTATTCAAGCCGTCTTTCAGCATCCGCTCGCTTCCTTTAATCCAGAATGGTCGGTCCGCGATTCGATTCTTGAACCATTTCGTTGTCATCGCCCAATCTTGCGGCATTTTCCAGCAACGTCAGAAGAGGATCTCATTACGACACTTGCCGATGCTGTCGGGCTAGAGGCACGACTATTCGACCGATTTCCTCATCAATTGAGTGGGGGACAAATTCAGCGTGCTGCGATTGCCCGCGCAATCTCGATTGAACCCGACATGATCGTGATGGATGAACCAACGACAGGTCTTGATGTCGTATCCCGGGCGCGTATCATCGAACTACTGGAACACTTACAGCAAACACTCGGTGTCAGTTTTGTATTGATCTCGCATGATATCGACTTCATCCGTCGTCTGTGTGCAGAAACACTCGTCTTACGAGACGGTCATGCTGTTGATGTGATTGATCGACTCGAATCTGGTGGTTCCTATACGCAACGATTCGTGGAGGCCGGCACATGGTGA
- a CDS encoding methyl-accepting chemotaxis protein, whose product MSMHEQATQVTDTQVIRAIEQNLAIIRFDDRRKVAYVNELFARTMGYKVKELIGKYHRDLCFPEYVNSPDYEVFWRKLMQGITYQDKIERRAADGQQKWLEATYMPIYSDDGRRVVGVSKIASDITIRQQDVLRMAAELNETSAFLTVKSESGRQDGLNVLATVQQVEAESIENLSSLVALRKDANSITDIVKTIRDIAAQTNLLALNAAIEAARAGEHGRGFDVVATEVRNLSNKVSHSIGEIKENIEGIVERIEDVSHSIERISSKVKDSTGQLEHTVSEFDQLADSAKQLERQAKQFVNVL is encoded by the coding sequence ATGTCGATGCATGAGCAAGCAACACAGGTCACCGACACACAAGTCATCCGGGCAATCGAACAAAATCTAGCGATCATTCGTTTTGATGATCGACGGAAGGTCGCGTACGTGAATGAACTATTTGCTAGAACAATGGGATATAAGGTAAAAGAACTAATTGGTAAGTATCACCGTGATCTTTGTTTTCCAGAGTATGTGAATAGTCCAGATTACGAGGTGTTTTGGCGAAAATTGATGCAAGGCATCACGTATCAGGATAAGATTGAACGCCGTGCTGCTGACGGACAACAGAAGTGGCTCGAAGCAACGTATATGCCGATTTACTCCGATGACGGACGACGGGTCGTAGGGGTCTCGAAAATTGCATCGGACATCACGATTCGCCAGCAGGACGTGTTACGAATGGCGGCTGAGCTCAACGAAACCTCAGCATTTTTAACGGTCAAATCGGAAAGTGGTCGACAAGATGGTTTAAATGTCCTTGCGACCGTTCAACAAGTCGAGGCGGAGTCTATTGAGAACTTGTCGAGTCTAGTTGCCTTGCGTAAAGATGCGAACTCGATCACTGACATCGTCAAAACGATCCGTGATATCGCCGCACAAACAAATCTGCTCGCCTTAAATGCTGCGATCGAGGCAGCACGTGCTGGTGAACATGGGCGCGGGTTCGATGTCGTCGCGACCGAAGTCCGGAATCTGTCGAACAAGGTCTCACATTCAATCGGGGAGATTAAGGAAAATATTGAGGGAATCGTCGAGCGGATCGAGGACGTCTCGCACAGCATCGAGCGGATTTCGTCTAAGGTCAAGGACAGTACGGGTCAACTCGAGCATACGGTCAGTGAGTTCGATCAGTTGGCTGATTCAGCGAAACAACTCGAGCGTCAGGCAAAACAATTCGTCAATGTTTTGTGA
- a CDS encoding glucose 1-dehydrogenase, which produces MRLTGKTIIITGAGSGMGEAMAKLFAQEGARVVAADIRLETVERVATEIKEAGGEAIAVVSDIAKSSAAGELIKQALDAYGQLDVLVNNAGIMDGMEGVADISDERWDHVLAVNTTGTMRLMREAVKHFKEVGGGVILNNISIGGLNGARAGAAYTASKHAVIGLTKNTAFFYAGEGIRCNGIAPGAVETNIGQSMTNLNEFGMGRAMLGMGLNPRAGHPDEVAKLALFLVSDEASFINGAIVVADGGWSAY; this is translated from the coding sequence ATGCGACTAACAGGAAAAACGATCATCATCACGGGTGCTGGTTCTGGAATGGGTGAAGCCATGGCAAAATTGTTTGCACAAGAAGGCGCACGGGTCGTTGCAGCGGACATTCGATTAGAAACCGTCGAACGAGTCGCTACCGAAATCAAGGAAGCAGGTGGAGAAGCGATTGCTGTTGTAAGCGATATCGCCAAGTCTAGCGCAGCAGGAGAACTCATTAAACAAGCACTTGATGCTTATGGACAACTGGACGTTCTCGTCAATAATGCTGGGATCATGGACGGGATGGAAGGCGTGGCAGACATCTCGGATGAACGCTGGGATCATGTCCTTGCAGTCAATACGACGGGAACGATGCGTCTGATGCGTGAAGCGGTCAAACACTTTAAAGAAGTCGGAGGTGGCGTGATTCTGAATAATATCTCAATCGGTGGTCTGAATGGTGCCCGAGCAGGAGCGGCATATACGGCATCCAAACATGCCGTCATCGGTCTGACGAAAAATACTGCCTTCTTTTATGCTGGAGAAGGAATCCGGTGTAACGGAATCGCACCCGGAGCCGTCGAGACGAACATCGGGCAATCGATGACGAATCTAAACGAATTCGGAATGGGACGAGCGATGCTTGGTATGGGACTCAATCCCCGTGCCGGTCATCCGGATGAGGTCGCAAAATTGGCATTATTCCTCGTGTCCGATGAAGCAAGCTTTATCAACGGTGCGATTGTCGTTGCCGACGGTGGATGGAGTGCATATTGA
- a CDS encoding LLM class flavin-dependent oxidoreductase: MRLGILDQVPLHEGDTVEATMEATERLVIEAERLGYERYWFAEHHNTNGLLSAAPELFIARMGAKTATIKLGSGGVLLPQYHPLKVAESFATLDAFYPGRIELGIGNSPGGSERTRLALTDGEENRAAEFSRLVNETAGFLTDGLSNRHPYRIVKTTPRDRQPSPISILGLSPRSARIAAEQNRGLVFGHFINPDRWEETLAAYREAGGTDIIVCVFVICAPTQEEAERLARTQDAWIQGVRLGNSIVPSFASTEAKVWNDVQAERIRKDRRRAIVGTPDVVARELEALATRYQTDQFLLINNAFDQEKRLQSYQLIAERLL, encoded by the coding sequence ATGCGATTAGGAATACTGGATCAAGTACCGTTACATGAGGGCGATACGGTCGAAGCCACAATGGAAGCAACGGAACGACTCGTCATAGAAGCCGAGCGACTTGGTTATGAGCGGTACTGGTTCGCCGAACATCATAATACGAATGGGTTGCTCAGTGCGGCACCAGAGTTGTTCATCGCCCGGATGGGTGCGAAGACGGCGACAATTAAACTTGGTTCAGGTGGAGTATTGCTACCGCAGTATCATCCCCTGAAAGTCGCCGAGAGTTTTGCGACACTCGACGCCTTTTATCCAGGACGGATCGAACTTGGAATCGGCAATTCGCCAGGTGGAAGCGAGCGGACACGACTTGCTTTGACGGACGGAGAAGAAAACCGAGCGGCTGAGTTTAGTCGACTTGTCAATGAAACGGCGGGCTTTTTGACAGACGGTTTATCGAATCGACACCCGTACCGGATCGTCAAGACAACACCACGGGACCGACAACCGTCGCCGATCTCGATTCTGGGCCTTTCCCCACGCAGCGCCCGGATTGCAGCAGAACAAAACCGTGGTCTCGTTTTTGGTCACTTTATCAATCCGGATCGTTGGGAAGAGACACTCGCTGCTTATCGCGAGGCAGGAGGAACAGACATCATCGTCTGCGTTTTCGTCATCTGTGCACCGACGCAAGAAGAAGCAGAACGTCTCGCTCGAACACAGGATGCCTGGATTCAAGGCGTCCGACTCGGGAATTCAATCGTCCCGTCGTTTGCTTCGACTGAAGCAAAGGTCTGGAATGACGTTCAAGCGGAACGGATCCGTAAAGATCGACGGCGGGCGATTGTCGGGACACCGGACGTTGTTGCGCGCGAGCTTGAGGCATTAGCAACGCGTTATCAAACGGATCAGTTTTTACTGATCAACAATGCCTTTGATCAAGAAAAACGATTGCAGTCGTACCAGCTGATCGCGGAGCGACTTCTCTAA